A single window of Dysgonomonadaceae bacterium PH5-43 DNA harbors:
- a CDS encoding 23S rRNA pseudouridine2605 synthase (product_source=KO:K06178; cath_funfam=3.10.290.10,3.30.70.580; cog=COG1187; ko=KO:K06178; pfam=PF00849,PF01479; smart=SM00363; superfamily=55120,55174; tigrfam=TIGR00093), producing MINDDWTPRSNEGRYDNSDSRERRSYNSDRNDYGYNNQGGNYGRPDRGNDRPRNNNYDRPQRPYNSQGGGYNRPQRSYDQYSGGNYDRPQRSYEQQRPLASSEDGGIRKRRPRVGESSSRNNNYGGNYGGGNSYNNNNGDRRYNGGGYDRDNRGDNGYNNNRGGGYNNYNNNGGGGYNRNYSRPNGGGRPQQGDNRGSYNPNAKYSLQKQLKYREENFDPDELLRLNKYLANAGVCSRREADDFIKAGVVKVNDEVVTELGTKVKRSDVVSFQEKPIQLEHKVYVLLNKPKNCVTTADDPQERLTVMDLVKNACHERIFPVGRLDRNTTGVLLLTNDGDLASKLTHPKFLKKKIYHVWLDKDVEVEDMQKLADGITLDDGEIHADAISYVGEEGKDQVGIEIHSGKNRIVRRMFESLGYKVMRLDRVYFAGLTKKNLKRGKWRFLSEKEVSMLRMGAFE from the coding sequence ATGATCAACGATGATTGGACGCCTCGTTCTAACGAAGGCAGGTATGACAACAGTGATTCTCGGGAGAGAAGATCTTACAATTCAGACCGTAATGACTACGGCTACAACAACCAAGGAGGAAACTACGGAAGACCTGACAGAGGTAACGACAGACCGCGTAACAACAATTACGATCGCCCTCAACGTCCTTACAACTCGCAAGGCGGCGGATACAACCGTCCTCAACGCTCTTACGACCAATACAGTGGCGGCAACTACGATCGTCCTCAGCGTTCTTACGAACAACAACGTCCACTTGCAAGTTCTGAAGATGGCGGCATTCGCAAAAGAAGACCAAGAGTAGGTGAATCTTCTTCTCGTAACAATAATTACGGTGGAAATTATGGAGGTGGAAACAGCTATAATAACAACAATGGAGACAGACGTTACAATGGCGGTGGCTACGATCGTGATAACAGAGGTGATAATGGCTATAACAATAACAGAGGTGGCGGCTATAATAATTATAATAATAATGGTGGCGGTGGCTACAACAGAAACTATAGCAGACCAAATGGTGGCGGCAGACCTCAACAAGGAGACAACAGAGGCAGCTACAACCCTAACGCTAAATACAGCTTACAAAAACAATTAAAATACAGAGAAGAAAACTTCGACCCAGATGAATTGCTTCGTCTTAATAAATATCTTGCTAATGCAGGTGTTTGTTCAAGAAGAGAGGCTGATGACTTTATCAAGGCTGGAGTTGTTAAGGTAAACGATGAGGTGGTAACCGAATTAGGAACTAAAGTAAAACGCTCTGATGTAGTTTCTTTCCAAGAGAAACCAATTCAATTAGAGCATAAAGTTTATGTTTTATTGAACAAACCTAAAAACTGTGTTACTACTGCCGACGACCCTCAAGAAAGACTTACCGTTATGGACTTAGTAAAGAATGCGTGCCACGAACGTATTTTCCCTGTAGGCAGATTAGACCGTAATACTACTGGAGTTCTTCTTCTAACAAACGATGGCGATCTTGCTTCTAAACTTACTCACCCTAAGTTCTTAAAGAAGAAAATATATCACGTATGGTTAGATAAAGACGTTGAAGTAGAGGATATGCAAAAATTAGCCGACGGTATAACTCTTGATGATGGCGAAATACACGCCGATGCGATAAGCTATGTAGGCGAAGAAGGCAAAGATCAGGTTGGCATAGAAATACATTCAGGTAAAAACAGAATTGTACGTCGTATGTTTGAATCTTTAGGCTACAAAGTTATGAGATTAGATCGCGTATACTTTGCAGGACTTACAAAAAAGAATCTTAAAAGAGGTAAGTGGAGATTTTTAAGTGAAAAAGAAGTATCAATGCTTCGTATGGGTGCATTTGAATAA
- a CDS encoding adenylosuccinate lyase (product_source=KO:K01756; cath_funfam=1.10.275.10,1.10.40.30,1.20.200.10; cog=COG0015; ko=KO:K01756; pfam=PF00206,PF08328; superfamily=48557; tigrfam=TIGR00928) — protein MELNVLTAISPVDGRYRDKTKSLSLYFSEYALIKYRVQVEIEYFISLCEIPIPQLEKLNSSDLFETLRDIYRSFSLSDAQAIKDIEKVTNHDVKAVEYFIKEQFDKLNLSEYKEFIHFGLTSQDINNTSVPLSIKDALNNDYYPALTAIIDILKAYSKEWKDISMLAKTHGQPASPTRLGKEIEVFVSRLEKQLEQIKAVPLSAKFGGATGNYNAHKVAYPNIDWKKFGNEFVSSKLGLVREEYTTQISNYDNLAALFDAMKRIDTILLDLAKDFWQYISMEYFKQKIKAGEVGSSAMPHKVNPIDFENAEGNLGIANAILEHLAAKLPISRLQRDLTDSTVLRNVGVPFAHILISLSSLQKGLGKLLLNKDAIDRDLENAWAVVAEGIQTILRREGYPEPYEALKALTRKNEHITEESINVFINNLNVNESVKEELRKINPHTYTGL, from the coding sequence ATGGAATTAAATGTATTAACTGCGATTTCTCCCGTTGATGGTAGATATCGAGACAAAACTAAGTCTTTATCATTATACTTTTCTGAGTATGCACTCATAAAATACAGAGTTCAAGTAGAAATAGAGTATTTCATTTCTTTGTGTGAAATCCCTATCCCTCAATTAGAAAAGTTAAACTCTTCTGATTTATTTGAAACACTAAGAGATATTTATCGCTCTTTTTCATTATCTGATGCACAAGCTATTAAGGATATCGAAAAAGTTACTAACCACGACGTTAAAGCCGTTGAATATTTCATCAAAGAACAATTCGACAAATTAAATCTAAGTGAATATAAAGAGTTTATTCATTTCGGACTAACATCTCAGGATATAAATAACACTTCAGTACCTTTATCTATAAAAGATGCTCTGAACAACGATTATTATCCTGCTTTAACTGCTATTATCGATATTCTAAAGGCTTATAGCAAAGAGTGGAAAGATATTTCTATGTTGGCTAAAACTCACGGACAACCTGCTTCTCCTACTCGATTGGGTAAAGAAATAGAAGTGTTTGTTAGCCGTTTAGAAAAACAATTAGAACAAATAAAAGCAGTGCCACTATCTGCTAAATTTGGAGGTGCTACCGGGAACTACAATGCTCATAAAGTGGCTTATCCTAATATCGACTGGAAAAAATTCGGAAATGAGTTCGTAAGTAGTAAATTAGGATTAGTAAGAGAAGAATACACTACACAAATATCCAATTATGATAATCTGGCTGCATTATTCGATGCAATGAAACGCATAGACACAATCTTGCTCGATTTAGCTAAAGACTTCTGGCAATATATATCTATGGAATATTTCAAACAGAAGATTAAAGCCGGAGAAGTGGGTTCATCTGCTATGCCTCACAAAGTTAATCCTATAGATTTTGAAAATGCTGAAGGAAATTTAGGTATAGCTAATGCCATTTTAGAACATTTAGCTGCTAAATTACCTATATCAAGATTGCAAAGAGACTTAACTGACTCTACCGTATTACGCAACGTAGGTGTGCCTTTCGCACATATATTAATTTCATTAAGTAGCTTACAAAAAGGTTTAGGAAAACTATTACTTAATAAAGACGCAATAGATAGAGATTTAGAAAATGCTTGGGCTGTGGTAGCTGAAGGCATACAAACTATATTAAGAAGAGAAGGCTATCCCGAGCCTTATGAAGCATTAAAGGCTCTAACTCGTAAAAACGAACATATCACAGAAGAGTCTATCAATGTGTTTATTAACAACTTAAATGTAAATGAAAGTGTAAAAGAGGAACTAAGAAAAATAAATCCTCACACTTACACAGGACTATAA
- a CDS encoding hypothetical protein (product_source=Hypo-rule applied; cath_funfam=1.20.5.620; pfam=PF13502; superfamily=111384; transmembrane_helix_parts=Inside_1_6,TMhelix_7_26,Outside_27_894), whose product MKKVLSIIAIIIAVVLLTLIILPFAFKGKILEVAKKEINKSMNAEINFDNLGLNFFKNFPNATVSLENFYIAGINEFEGDTLLLAKNITATVNVKSLFNDSGYEIIKVGLDNAKLHAIVLEEGKANWDIVPSGDDDEVVEEAIEEVSEFKLLLKKLAINNVDVVYDDRSSNMLAEVKGINIDLSGDMTADETTLKTNLSIDALSFLMDKIPYISKAKVNAKIDVNADLKNMKFTLADNNIQINEIKANIDGWAAMQEDESIDMDLKLNAPSTQFKDLLSMIPAIYAKDFKDLKTSGQASLDATLKGTMKDDNLPAFDIKLNVANAMFQYPGMPKSVTNINADLRAQSKGGSADNTKLDISKFHFEMGGNPFDVTLQVSNPVSDMNINMSAIGKLNLGMIKEIYPLEDMELSGSLDANLKLATRMSYIEKEQYDKVEADGNLNIKDMLVKSEDMDDIQIQNANLGFSPRYVDLSELSVNIGKNDIAAKGKLENFIPFFMKDETLKGNLTVSSNYLNLNDFMSEDTTTETTADTASIGIIEIPKNINFNLSGNFKQVIFDNLDMTNVVGQIMVKDGKVDFKNLSVNALGGQMNVNGYYDTSKDSKKPDVSMDLNIKNASFAQTFSTFATIQKMAPIFENMLGSYSTNFKLNTTLGENFMPDLATLTASGLLQSSNVEVNNIPALDGIASALKNESLKDLKIKDLNLPFTVDDGRVNTKPFDVKFGGGNMNLAGSTGLDQSIDYVAKIDLADKLSNNYLKNVSLKIGGTFTQPKISIDTKDAASQAVGNLVNSLIGTDKTVDSTKEDISNKVNENIDEQIEKIRNTAKETGDKLVAEAEKQGQKLIDEANKTSNALAKIAAVKTAESAAKKLKEEAEKKAKALNDEAEKQITTLRGE is encoded by the coding sequence ATGAAAAAGGTTTTATCTATTATTGCAATTATTATTGCAGTTGTATTATTAACATTGATTATCCTCCCTTTCGCTTTCAAAGGAAAGATATTAGAGGTTGCTAAAAAAGAAATCAATAAGTCTATGAACGCCGAGATTAATTTCGACAACTTAGGTCTTAACTTCTTCAAAAACTTTCCTAATGCAACCGTTTCTTTAGAGAATTTCTATATCGCTGGCATTAACGAATTTGAAGGAGACACTCTTCTTCTTGCTAAAAACATAACAGCTACTGTTAATGTTAAAAGCTTGTTTAACGATTCGGGATATGAAATTATTAAGGTTGGATTAGACAATGCCAAACTACACGCTATAGTTTTAGAAGAAGGTAAGGCTAACTGGGATATAGTTCCAAGCGGCGACGACGATGAAGTTGTTGAGGAAGCTATTGAAGAGGTTTCTGAATTTAAGCTTCTACTTAAAAAGCTTGCTATAAACAATGTTGATGTTGTTTACGACGATAGATCGTCTAATATGTTGGCTGAGGTAAAAGGTATCAACATTGACCTTTCGGGAGATATGACTGCCGATGAAACTACCCTAAAAACTAATTTATCAATCGATGCCTTGTCTTTTCTAATGGATAAGATACCTTATATTTCTAAAGCTAAAGTTAATGCTAAGATAGATGTAAATGCCGACCTTAAAAATATGAAGTTTACTCTTGCTGATAATAATATTCAGATAAATGAAATAAAAGCAAACATTGATGGTTGGGCGGCTATGCAAGAAGACGAAAGTATAGATATGGATTTAAAACTTAATGCTCCGTCTACTCAATTCAAAGATCTGCTTTCTATGATTCCTGCAATATATGCAAAAGACTTTAAGGATTTGAAAACTTCCGGACAAGCCTCTTTAGATGCTACTCTTAAAGGAACAATGAAAGATGATAACTTGCCTGCATTCGACATTAAACTTAATGTGGCTAATGCTATGTTCCAATATCCTGGAATGCCTAAATCGGTAACTAATATCAATGCCGACTTACGCGCTCAAAGCAAAGGAGGTTCGGCCGACAATACTAAGTTGGATATATCTAAATTCCACTTCGAAATGGGAGGTAATCCTTTCGATGTTACTTTACAAGTAAGTAACCCTGTAAGCGATATGAATATTAATATGTCGGCTATTGGAAAACTTAATCTTGGAATGATTAAAGAAATTTATCCTCTTGAAGATATGGAATTAAGCGGAAGTTTAGACGCTAATCTTAAACTTGCCACTCGTATGTCGTATATAGAAAAGGAACAATACGACAAGGTAGAGGCAGACGGCAATCTTAACATAAAGGATATGCTTGTTAAATCTGAAGATATGGACGATATTCAGATACAAAATGCTAATTTAGGATTTTCTCCTCGCTATGTAGATTTAAGTGAATTGTCGGTAAATATAGGTAAAAATGACATCGCAGCTAAAGGTAAATTAGAAAACTTTATTCCTTTCTTTATGAAAGATGAAACTCTAAAAGGTAATCTTACCGTGAGTTCTAATTACCTTAACTTAAACGATTTTATGTCGGAAGACACAACTACAGAAACTACCGCCGACACAGCATCTATAGGAATTATCGAAATCCCTAAAAATATAAACTTCAATTTAAGTGGAAACTTCAAACAAGTTATATTTGACAATCTTGATATGACAAATGTAGTAGGACAGATAATGGTTAAAGATGGCAAGGTTGATTTCAAAAACCTTTCGGTTAATGCTCTTGGTGGTCAGATGAATGTAAACGGATATTACGACACAAGCAAAGACAGCAAAAAGCCCGATGTGTCGATGGACTTAAACATTAAGAATGCCTCGTTTGCTCAAACATTCTCTACTTTTGCTACTATTCAAAAGATGGCTCCTATATTTGAAAATATGTTAGGCAGTTACTCTACAAACTTCAAGTTAAACACCACTTTAGGTGAAAATTTTATGCCCGACCTCGCTACTTTAACCGCAAGCGGTCTGTTGCAGTCTTCAAATGTAGAAGTAAATAATATACCTGCTTTAGATGGCATAGCTTCAGCATTGAAGAACGAATCACTTAAAGATTTGAAAATCAAGGATCTTAATCTTCCTTTTACAGTTGACGATGGACGAGTTAACACTAAGCCTTTCGATGTTAAGTTTGGCGGTGGCAATATGAATCTCGCGGGTTCTACAGGATTAGACCAATCTATAGACTATGTGGCTAAAATAGATTTAGCAGATAAATTGTCAAACAATTATCTTAAGAACGTAAGTCTTAAAATAGGAGGTACTTTTACACAACCTAAAATATCAATAGACACAAAAGATGCTGCAAGCCAAGCTGTAGGTAATTTGGTTAATTCTTTAATAGGTACTGATAAAACTGTAGACTCTACAAAAGAAGATATTAGTAATAAGGTTAATGAAAACATCGACGAACAAATAGAAAAGATTCGCAATACGGCTAAAGAAACAGGCGACAAGTTAGTTGCCGAAGCTGAAAAGCAAGGTCAGAAACTTATTGATGAAGCGAATAAAACATCTAACGCTTTAGCTAAAATTGCTGCCGTTAAAACTGCCGAGTCTGCAGCTAAAAAGCTGAAAGAAGAAGCGGAGAAAAAGGCAAAAGCCTTAAATGACGAAGCGGAGAAACAAATTACAACATTAAGAGGAGAGTAA